The Mangifera indica cultivar Alphonso chromosome 8, CATAS_Mindica_2.1, whole genome shotgun sequence genome has a window encoding:
- the LOC123223525 gene encoding RING finger protein 10 isoform X3: protein MSILPSQSQIEGSKSSLSNSQNPNFNHGNLLPLSPSSKSIQIPGPLDATIQDAGGPSKEVSELGTPNGKNHFPHQSRVSQSWNHSGVSGVGSTRSRGKMLGPTVSLGSQQSTVSMSSQGSTTHSAGKRAQMINGNHLLNFQYDPINRPQYRPTPPPPRRQRKIKPYNKDLFLQANYKFVVLDTGNYIPETMDPDKMLQWEDIICVRYSTPFPVQCPICLEYPLCPQMTSCGHIFCFPCILRYLLMGQDNHKGDCFEKCPLCFVMISPKDLYTIDIKNVTQYHVGDTIEFMLLTREKDSFALSQKTKQDKSALSCSDGEGDDPFSKFTFTSDVDLSVRKAISDLDGWLAKADAGLVDDLEKLPYVCAAMEQLEQRKKYWNEHRACDGSKSGNYTDCHNESHGPLSIEKNSDQDACGFGYMSTSIDISEQSKLLGDLTLDKSSGGTGLGQSAVIGELSEGQDTNVSSSYDENKILQIHFTGSRDVKDKDSYNFYQATDGQHLILHPLNMKCLLHHYGSYDMLPDRISGRILQLETVTQSEAIRRRYRYLSHFSLTTTFQLCEIDLGEMLPADALFPFMDEIKKRERQRKQLAKLERKEKMKAEAALVHSVPVLPRFGQSSHDDYPTFSMDDFEALGSAPVASSSPPNVVERRLFSSVTRLGFAAGHDSPSLKTEETSAVRKNEGSNGSSGVTVGSRNLAIPSFANVISREKNLENLDSGKMNEVGKKGKKPSRVLLSTSGSRRY, encoded by the exons atgTCCATCTTGCCCTCACAATCACAAATCGAAGGATCCAAGTCATCTCTTTCTAActctcaaaaccctaatttcaatcaTGGCAACCTCCTTCCTCTTTCTCCTTCTTCCAAGTCCATTCAGATTCCAg GCCCTTTGGATGCAACTATACAAGATGCAGGTGGACCTTCCAAAGAG GTGAGTGAACTAGGGACGCCAAATGGTAAGAATCATTTTCCTCACCAAAGCAGGGTGTCACAATCCTGGAATCATTCAGGTGTTAGTGGGGTTGGCTCCACCCGGTCAAGGGGAAAAATGTTGGGACCCACTGTTTCCCTTGGAAGTCAACAGAGTACTGTGTCCATGAGTTCTCAGGGAAGTACAACACATTCAGCGGGAAAAAGAGCCCAAATGATAAATGGAAATCatttgttgaattttcaatatgacCCCATCAATCGTCCTCAATACAGGCCAACACCTCCTCCTCCAAGAAGGCAGCGGAAGATAAAGCCTTACAATAAGGATTTATTTCTTCAAGCAAATTACAAGTTTGTTGTGTTGGATACTGGAAACTACATCCCTGAAACAATGGATCCTGATAAAATGTTACAGTGGGAAGATATCATATGTGTGAGGTATTCCACTCCATTTCCAGTTCAGTGTCCCATTTGTTTGGAATATCCTCTGTGCCCACAAATGACGTCATGTGgacatattttttgtttcccATGTATTCTAAGATATTTGTTGATGGGTCAGGATAATCATAAAGGTGACTGCTTTGAAAAATGCCCTTTATGTTTTGTGATGATATCTCCAAAGGATTTGTACACCATCGACATTAAGAATGTGACACAATATCATGTTGGTGATACCATAGAGTTTATGCTTCTAACTCGGGAGAAAGATTCATTTGCACTATCTCAAAAAACTAAACAAGATAAAAGTGCTTTGTCTTGTAGCGATGGTGAAGGCGATGATCCTTTCTCAAAGTTTACTTTTACATCAGATGTAGATCTATCCGTCAGAAAAGCAATATCAGATTTGGATGGTTGGTTGGCCAAAGCTGATGCGGGACTTGTGGATGACCTCGAGAAGCTTCCTTATGTCTGTGCTGCAATGGAGCAATTAGAACAGAGGAAAAAGTATTGGAATGAGCATCGGGCTTGTGACGGCAGTAAATCTGGTAACTATACTGATTGCCATAATGAATCCCATGGACCTCtctcaattgaaaaaaatagtgaTCAAGATGCATGTGGTTTTGGATACATGTCAACTTCTATTGATATCAGTGAACAAAGTAAGTTGTTGGGTGATTTGACGTTGGACAAGTCAAGTGGTGGGACTGGTCTGGGTCAAAGTGCTGTCATAGGTGAACTGTCGGAAGGCCAAGACACAAATGTATCGTCTTCGTATGATGAAAATAAGATCTTGCAGATTCACTTTACTGGCTCTAGAGATGTAAAGGACAAggattcatataatttttaccAG GCCACGGATGGTCAGCACCTCATTCTTCATCCATTAAACATGAAATGCCTTCTACACCATTATGGTAGCTATGATATGCTTCCGGACAG AATAAGTGGAAGGATTTTACAGCTGGAAACAGTGACTCAGTCTGAGGCCATAAGGAGGCGCTATCGTTATCTAAGCCATTTCTCTTTAACAACGACATTCCAA CTTTGTGAGATTGATTTGGGTGAGATGCTGCCAGCTGATGCACTATTTCCCTTTATGGATGAAATCAAGAAACGTGAGCGGCAGAGGAAGCAACTTGCAAAGCTG GAGCGGAAGGAGAAAATGAAGGCTGAAGCTGCTTTAGTGCATTCTGTACCCGTATTACCCAGATTTGGACAATCCTCTCATGATGACTACCCTACATTCTCCATGGATGATTTTGAAG cCCTAGGAAGCGCTCCTGTGGCATCCTCAAGCCCTCCAAACGTAGTAGAGCGGAGACTTTTCTCAAGTGTAACAAGGCTGGGTTTTGCTGCTGGGCATGATTCACCATCCTTGAAAACTGAGGAAACTAGTGCTGTGCGCAAAAATGAAGGATCAAATGGTTCCTCTGGTGTAACTG taggtTCAAGGAATTTAGCGATTCCATCGTTTGCGAATGTAatatcaagagaaaaaaatcttgAGAATTTGGATTCTGGCAAGATGAATGAGGTGGGAAAGAAGGGGAAAAAACCAAGCAGAGTGCTTTTGTCAACATCCGGTAGTCGCCGGTACTAA
- the LOC123223525 gene encoding RING finger protein 10 isoform X1, with amino-acid sequence MSILPSQSQIEGSKSSLSNSQNPNFNHGNLLPLSPSSKSIQIPVTGPLDATIQDAGGPSKEVSELGTPNGKNHFPHQSRVSQSWNHSGVSGVGSTRSRGKMLGPTVSLGSQQSTVSMSSQGSTTHSAGKRAQMINGNHLLNFQYDPINRPQYRPTPPPPRRQRKIKPYNKDLFLQANYKFVVLDTGNYIPETMDPDKMLQWEDIICVRYSTPFPVQCPICLEYPLCPQMTSCGHIFCFPCILRYLLMGQDNHKGDCFEKCPLCFVMISPKDLYTIDIKNVTQYHVGDTIEFMLLTREKDSFALSQKTKQDKSALSCSDGEGDDPFSKFTFTSDVDLSVRKAISDLDGWLAKADAGLVDDLEKLPYVCAAMEQLEQRKKYWNEHRACDGSKSGNYTDCHNESHGPLSIEKNSDQDACGFGYMSTSIDISEQSKLLGDLTLDKSSGGTGLGQSAVIGELSEGQDTNVSSSYDENKILQIHFTGSRDVKDKDSYNFYQATDGQHLILHPLNMKCLLHHYGSYDMLPDRISGRILQLETVTQSEAIRRRYRYLSHFSLTTTFQLCEIDLGEMLPADALFPFMDEIKKRERQRKQLAKLERKEKMKAEAALVHSVPVLPRFGQSSHDDYPTFSMDDFEALGSAPVASSSPPNVVERRLFSSVTRLGFAAGHDSPSLKTEETSAVRKNEGSNGSSGVTVGSRNLAIPSFANVISREKNLENLDSGKMNEVGKKGKKPSRVLLSTSGSRRY; translated from the exons atgTCCATCTTGCCCTCACAATCACAAATCGAAGGATCCAAGTCATCTCTTTCTAActctcaaaaccctaatttcaatcaTGGCAACCTCCTTCCTCTTTCTCCTTCTTCCAAGTCCATTCAGATTCCAg TAACAGGCCCTTTGGATGCAACTATACAAGATGCAGGTGGACCTTCCAAAGAG GTGAGTGAACTAGGGACGCCAAATGGTAAGAATCATTTTCCTCACCAAAGCAGGGTGTCACAATCCTGGAATCATTCAGGTGTTAGTGGGGTTGGCTCCACCCGGTCAAGGGGAAAAATGTTGGGACCCACTGTTTCCCTTGGAAGTCAACAGAGTACTGTGTCCATGAGTTCTCAGGGAAGTACAACACATTCAGCGGGAAAAAGAGCCCAAATGATAAATGGAAATCatttgttgaattttcaatatgacCCCATCAATCGTCCTCAATACAGGCCAACACCTCCTCCTCCAAGAAGGCAGCGGAAGATAAAGCCTTACAATAAGGATTTATTTCTTCAAGCAAATTACAAGTTTGTTGTGTTGGATACTGGAAACTACATCCCTGAAACAATGGATCCTGATAAAATGTTACAGTGGGAAGATATCATATGTGTGAGGTATTCCACTCCATTTCCAGTTCAGTGTCCCATTTGTTTGGAATATCCTCTGTGCCCACAAATGACGTCATGTGgacatattttttgtttcccATGTATTCTAAGATATTTGTTGATGGGTCAGGATAATCATAAAGGTGACTGCTTTGAAAAATGCCCTTTATGTTTTGTGATGATATCTCCAAAGGATTTGTACACCATCGACATTAAGAATGTGACACAATATCATGTTGGTGATACCATAGAGTTTATGCTTCTAACTCGGGAGAAAGATTCATTTGCACTATCTCAAAAAACTAAACAAGATAAAAGTGCTTTGTCTTGTAGCGATGGTGAAGGCGATGATCCTTTCTCAAAGTTTACTTTTACATCAGATGTAGATCTATCCGTCAGAAAAGCAATATCAGATTTGGATGGTTGGTTGGCCAAAGCTGATGCGGGACTTGTGGATGACCTCGAGAAGCTTCCTTATGTCTGTGCTGCAATGGAGCAATTAGAACAGAGGAAAAAGTATTGGAATGAGCATCGGGCTTGTGACGGCAGTAAATCTGGTAACTATACTGATTGCCATAATGAATCCCATGGACCTCtctcaattgaaaaaaatagtgaTCAAGATGCATGTGGTTTTGGATACATGTCAACTTCTATTGATATCAGTGAACAAAGTAAGTTGTTGGGTGATTTGACGTTGGACAAGTCAAGTGGTGGGACTGGTCTGGGTCAAAGTGCTGTCATAGGTGAACTGTCGGAAGGCCAAGACACAAATGTATCGTCTTCGTATGATGAAAATAAGATCTTGCAGATTCACTTTACTGGCTCTAGAGATGTAAAGGACAAggattcatataatttttaccAG GCCACGGATGGTCAGCACCTCATTCTTCATCCATTAAACATGAAATGCCTTCTACACCATTATGGTAGCTATGATATGCTTCCGGACAG AATAAGTGGAAGGATTTTACAGCTGGAAACAGTGACTCAGTCTGAGGCCATAAGGAGGCGCTATCGTTATCTAAGCCATTTCTCTTTAACAACGACATTCCAA CTTTGTGAGATTGATTTGGGTGAGATGCTGCCAGCTGATGCACTATTTCCCTTTATGGATGAAATCAAGAAACGTGAGCGGCAGAGGAAGCAACTTGCAAAGCTG GAGCGGAAGGAGAAAATGAAGGCTGAAGCTGCTTTAGTGCATTCTGTACCCGTATTACCCAGATTTGGACAATCCTCTCATGATGACTACCCTACATTCTCCATGGATGATTTTGAAG cCCTAGGAAGCGCTCCTGTGGCATCCTCAAGCCCTCCAAACGTAGTAGAGCGGAGACTTTTCTCAAGTGTAACAAGGCTGGGTTTTGCTGCTGGGCATGATTCACCATCCTTGAAAACTGAGGAAACTAGTGCTGTGCGCAAAAATGAAGGATCAAATGGTTCCTCTGGTGTAACTG taggtTCAAGGAATTTAGCGATTCCATCGTTTGCGAATGTAatatcaagagaaaaaaatcttgAGAATTTGGATTCTGGCAAGATGAATGAGGTGGGAAAGAAGGGGAAAAAACCAAGCAGAGTGCTTTTGTCAACATCCGGTAGTCGCCGGTACTAA
- the LOC123223525 gene encoding RING finger protein 10 isoform X2, with the protein MSILPSQSQIEGSKSSLSNSQNPNFNHGNLLPLSPSSKSIQIPVTGPLDATIQDAGGPSKEVSELGTPNGKNHFPHQSRVSQSWNHSGVSGVGSTRSRGKMLGPTVSLGSQQSTVSMSSQGSTTHSAGKRAQMINGNHLLNFQYDPINRPQYRPTPPPPRRQRKIKPYNKDLFLQANYKFVVLDTGNYIPETMDPDKMLQWEDIICVRYSTPFPVQCPICLEYPLCPQMTSCGHIFCFPCILRYLLMGQDNHKGDCFEKCPLCFVMISPKDLYTIDIKNVTQYHVGDTIEFMLLTREKDSFALSQKTKQDKSALSCSDGEGDDPFSKFTFTSDVDLSVRKAISDLDGWLAKADAGLVDDLEKLPYVCAAMEQLEQRKKYWNEHRACDGSKSGNYTDCHNESHGPLSIEKNSDQDACGFGYMSTSIDISEQSKLLGDLTLDKSSGGTGLGQSAVIGELSEGQDTNVSSSYDENKILQIHFTGSRDVKDKDSYNFYQATDGQHLILHPLNMKCLLHHYGSYDMLPDRISGRILQLETVTQSEAIRRRYRYLSHFSLTTTFQLCEIDLGEMLPADALFPFMDEIKKRERQRKQLAKLERKEKMKAEAALVHSVPVLPRFGQSSHDDYPTFSMDDFEALGSAPVASSSPPNVVERRLFSSVTRLGFAAGHDSPSLKTEETSAVRKNEGSNGSSGVTGSRNLAIPSFANVISREKNLENLDSGKMNEVGKKGKKPSRVLLSTSGSRRY; encoded by the exons atgTCCATCTTGCCCTCACAATCACAAATCGAAGGATCCAAGTCATCTCTTTCTAActctcaaaaccctaatttcaatcaTGGCAACCTCCTTCCTCTTTCTCCTTCTTCCAAGTCCATTCAGATTCCAg TAACAGGCCCTTTGGATGCAACTATACAAGATGCAGGTGGACCTTCCAAAGAG GTGAGTGAACTAGGGACGCCAAATGGTAAGAATCATTTTCCTCACCAAAGCAGGGTGTCACAATCCTGGAATCATTCAGGTGTTAGTGGGGTTGGCTCCACCCGGTCAAGGGGAAAAATGTTGGGACCCACTGTTTCCCTTGGAAGTCAACAGAGTACTGTGTCCATGAGTTCTCAGGGAAGTACAACACATTCAGCGGGAAAAAGAGCCCAAATGATAAATGGAAATCatttgttgaattttcaatatgacCCCATCAATCGTCCTCAATACAGGCCAACACCTCCTCCTCCAAGAAGGCAGCGGAAGATAAAGCCTTACAATAAGGATTTATTTCTTCAAGCAAATTACAAGTTTGTTGTGTTGGATACTGGAAACTACATCCCTGAAACAATGGATCCTGATAAAATGTTACAGTGGGAAGATATCATATGTGTGAGGTATTCCACTCCATTTCCAGTTCAGTGTCCCATTTGTTTGGAATATCCTCTGTGCCCACAAATGACGTCATGTGgacatattttttgtttcccATGTATTCTAAGATATTTGTTGATGGGTCAGGATAATCATAAAGGTGACTGCTTTGAAAAATGCCCTTTATGTTTTGTGATGATATCTCCAAAGGATTTGTACACCATCGACATTAAGAATGTGACACAATATCATGTTGGTGATACCATAGAGTTTATGCTTCTAACTCGGGAGAAAGATTCATTTGCACTATCTCAAAAAACTAAACAAGATAAAAGTGCTTTGTCTTGTAGCGATGGTGAAGGCGATGATCCTTTCTCAAAGTTTACTTTTACATCAGATGTAGATCTATCCGTCAGAAAAGCAATATCAGATTTGGATGGTTGGTTGGCCAAAGCTGATGCGGGACTTGTGGATGACCTCGAGAAGCTTCCTTATGTCTGTGCTGCAATGGAGCAATTAGAACAGAGGAAAAAGTATTGGAATGAGCATCGGGCTTGTGACGGCAGTAAATCTGGTAACTATACTGATTGCCATAATGAATCCCATGGACCTCtctcaattgaaaaaaatagtgaTCAAGATGCATGTGGTTTTGGATACATGTCAACTTCTATTGATATCAGTGAACAAAGTAAGTTGTTGGGTGATTTGACGTTGGACAAGTCAAGTGGTGGGACTGGTCTGGGTCAAAGTGCTGTCATAGGTGAACTGTCGGAAGGCCAAGACACAAATGTATCGTCTTCGTATGATGAAAATAAGATCTTGCAGATTCACTTTACTGGCTCTAGAGATGTAAAGGACAAggattcatataatttttaccAG GCCACGGATGGTCAGCACCTCATTCTTCATCCATTAAACATGAAATGCCTTCTACACCATTATGGTAGCTATGATATGCTTCCGGACAG AATAAGTGGAAGGATTTTACAGCTGGAAACAGTGACTCAGTCTGAGGCCATAAGGAGGCGCTATCGTTATCTAAGCCATTTCTCTTTAACAACGACATTCCAA CTTTGTGAGATTGATTTGGGTGAGATGCTGCCAGCTGATGCACTATTTCCCTTTATGGATGAAATCAAGAAACGTGAGCGGCAGAGGAAGCAACTTGCAAAGCTG GAGCGGAAGGAGAAAATGAAGGCTGAAGCTGCTTTAGTGCATTCTGTACCCGTATTACCCAGATTTGGACAATCCTCTCATGATGACTACCCTACATTCTCCATGGATGATTTTGAAG cCCTAGGAAGCGCTCCTGTGGCATCCTCAAGCCCTCCAAACGTAGTAGAGCGGAGACTTTTCTCAAGTGTAACAAGGCTGGGTTTTGCTGCTGGGCATGATTCACCATCCTTGAAAACTGAGGAAACTAGTGCTGTGCGCAAAAATGAAGGATCAAATGGTTCCTCTGGTGTAACTG gtTCAAGGAATTTAGCGATTCCATCGTTTGCGAATGTAatatcaagagaaaaaaatcttgAGAATTTGGATTCTGGCAAGATGAATGAGGTGGGAAAGAAGGGGAAAAAACCAAGCAGAGTGCTTTTGTCAACATCCGGTAGTCGCCGGTACTAA